The genomic stretch tCCATTCTCCGATTATTTAATAGGCCCTAAATATTGGGGGGTGGGGGTAAGAGAGAAACATAACCATCAGATTTAACTACTATTTTTGTTATGGTTGATTAACCATCTCCATAAAGTTAAGCTCAATTAATAATTCATCTTATATGCAAAGTTGCATAGTTTAAATGTATTGttgttgccaaagaccttgtggtcaagcggcatccggtgtacactcccatgtggaagggagtgggttcgagcctcagtggaggcatctgttgactctttgtgcttcagtaggttgagaaagtagctatgaacagatactacattgtaaccgagtcagtagaactcaaaaaaaaaaaaaaagtattgttgTTGAAACACAACAAAATAACATTGGTTAAATGTACAGAATAGATAATACATAGAACATAAATACAAACCATGCAAAGATTTTATGACAATGACACTGATAATAGTAGAAGTGCAACATAGAAGAACCAAACCTTGGCCCTAAGAATACGCCCAAGACGTTGAGCTTCCTGTCGTCTTGACCCAGCATGTGATGAAATTTGTATTATAACATTTGCTTCAGGAATATCAATAGAATTATCACCGACCTACAAATCCcagaagaaattatattacatggtAAAGAACCACAGTGGAGACAAGAAAAGAGCTGAATCTATAAGAAAAGGATACAAAGAAGATTATCCAGTCTCCACAATCAGAAAAATAGAAATTGGCATTAATATCTATCACCAAATTCGCACCCAGAACATGTCATACACAAATTTTAAACACAAGATGGAAGCTTCCATTAGGCTAGAAAGTCACACCAAAACTTCAATAAAGCCTGAACCAAGTCATCATCTTCAAATAGTCAACAATTGAAAAGATCcataatttatcaaaattatctATACTAGTAAATGTACCTTAGAGAGGAAAATGGTGTTTACTGCCTTGCTAGTTTTAAAAGCCTCAAGAATTTTAGTTCTTTCAACATGACtgcatatttaaagaaaattactATTAAAGTGATTTTGAATCATATGGAATTAAGTCTTTGAAATGATAAAAAAGTCTTTGAAATGATAAATATCCATTACCTGGTAGCACCATAGATCATAGGTTTCCGTAGCTTCATCGCATATTCTGTGAGCGCAAACAGATTGTCAGCAAAAACAATTATCTTATCCCCACGCTGCTGTTCATGGAAACGGATAAGAAACTCGCAAGCCCTGAATTTGTTTGGATTCATCACATAAAGTGCCTGTACCATAAATTAGAAAGAGGAATGAAGAAACGCTAAAAATCTATGGGCATTACAATAGGATAAAAGGTTTCTCTTCTATTAAATAATACCCTCCACCTTATATATATCCAGGTCATGCATGCTTGAATAAAGCCACAAATAATGTTCTGTATGCCAAGGATGGTTTCCACAGAGCATGAGTTTTGACTTCTGGGCGCACCATTAAAACTCTTTTCCATATGACACACAAAATACACTGAGATGTACAACTTGTCATCGGAATTCAAGCTTCACCTAAACCTGATAGTTCTCAACTGCTTGTTGTAGACTAAGTTTTCCCCTAAACTAGCTTGTCACTAATAAGCATAAACCTACAAAGGTTGTTATTCTATTTACATCCTTCTGTCagttctttttttgtttttttttttttatttattttgtgcatGCGTGATTTTTATGTAAGGGTTAGGTTTAGTCTGACCATAATGTTCTGTCAGTTTGGGCTAACGGACTCACCCAACTTCTTTTATGAATCacagaaaacataaaaattgtGAGTTGCCAAGCCCATGTTCCATTAGGAACTGGAACCTTGAACAAATTCCTTCCAAAAATATGAGTTCAGTCTACACTAACCCTCTCAAAATTAATTTCCGCTAATAATGAACTCCCTTAGGTTTCGTCTGACCATAATGTTCTGTGAGTTTGGGCTCACCCAACTTCTCTTATGAATCACAGGAAAcataaaaatttagaaatacCAAGCCTGAACCATGCACAAATTCCTACCAAATATATGATTTCAGTATACACTAATCCTCTCAAAATTAATTTCCACAGATAATGAGCTCCCCCCACCCCCCAGAGAAATATAAATTCTCAATTCAGAAAAGGTAAATATTAACTCACTGAAATGGAGCAGGTCTGAGAAGATTACAAACCTGTTTCTTCTTAGAATTCTCTTTCTTCAAATACTCGGCAAAGAATTCCTTTGTCATAGGACACCACACCTCAGCACACTGCACATTTGCAATAAAACCCCCTTTCACCAAGTCCAACCAATTCGCTTCATACAACTTGGGGCCAATAAGAAAATTCAAATCAGTGATTCTTTCGTCCTCTCTCACAAGTGTTGCTGGAGGTCAGCCAATCATAAGACTATCTCAATTTCGAATTCAATGAgtatagataatttttttatatgaaaataaatatccATCCTCCATACCAGTGAGCCCAAGTTTGCAGTGTGACTTAGTAAGGCTAATAACCTTTCGAAACATGTGAGCTGGAACCACATGCACCTACATGATATCATAAACAAGAGAGTGACATGTGAAATTGCAGAAAGTAAATTTCAAACTCGTTACAGTTAAAAAGAGGAATTCCCAAAACATACTACAAGTACATCACAAACAAAATTTCAACACAGAGCACACGAGTATCATAGTTAATACACTAAAGTTCAGAAGCAATAGAAGTACAGTCAATAGGAAATATCTAAAAAATCCTATATAAGTGTTCATTCACCAGAAACATAATTTGAACAAGACATATATCTCGTGATTGCCATGTCACAGCAAATAAAAGTTTAGAGGCTATACAGATAGGATTTACCTCATCCATAAGGAGCAACCCCCATTCTCTGTTTCTTATTTCTTCAATGATCTTTTCAGATTCTTCAGAACGTTTTCCACCAAAAGCAACCATGTTATAAGTTGTCACCACAACACCAGCATTGCCACGGAACCTTTCTTTGCTGTCAGATGTGAAACGACATATTTGCTCTTCTCGAATAGTTGACCATAACTTGAATTGGAAAGCCCATTGATCCACAGACACAGCATTTGTTGCTAAACAAAGACAGCTTTTTTTTATTCTACAAGCTGCAGAAACACCAACTAAGGACTTCCCTGCACCACAGGGCAGCACAATGATACCTGATCTTGCTCTACCTGAAACGTAAATATTCAACTGATCAGAGAACACTCTTGCCAACTCTCATTTCATCTACAGTTGAGGCAAAGAAAGAGGAAGTTGTGCACAAGAAATTCACTTTCATTAGAAAGAACAAAAAGATGAAATGTGGGGACAGATGAAGCACATGCTGCATGACAAACTACATGCACAATACCTAAGATCCAACTCTTTCACTTAACTACTAACTCCAATCATCTAGACTGTTATACTCTATACAATTTGGTAAAATTACGATGGAAATCTTCAGCAGTCCACCTGCTTTATGATATACAACTATTCAAACTAAAATCCCCTTTAGATGTAGCCTCATAAGCTCCACTTTGGATGTCACCTCCCTCTCTTATGGCAATTGAGTATATCCTCAATGTATAAATGTCACCATCCAACATTATTATCACTGGTTTTATACGTCCCTGCTGGTTTTATTCCATTCCATAGACAATTATGAGTCCTTCCAATATTTCCATGAACCTGCTTAGTTGCTTAGGCTATTATGAAACAAATATCTATGCAAAATCCCAGCATTCTAGGTTGGTGCTTGCCTGCTTGATCTCTAAAGATGCAGGAAGAATTCTGTTTAAGGGTGCCGCATGTAGAAACTTCTCAAGAAAACATATCCATTGATTATCAACCCCTATGTAATCTGACTCATAAACTCTATGGTATGTCATGACTCTTAGGTCATTCATAGATTCAGAAACAGAAAGATTACATTGGTCTTAATGTTTATAGCCATTAACCACCTGTTGTAATAGATATTCTGCAAGAGATTTCCCTCCATTATAGGGACACGAAGTAGTTCTCAGAATCAAAAAGAGTTAGAGAAGAATAATTTGGCATAAAAGATTCCATTTAGGGGTTAGATCCTTACCATTTCCAAACATCTTACTAAGACTCTTTTCTTGATAAGGTCGAGGTTGAGCATGAGGCTTCAACTCCATATCAAGATCAGGATTAACCTGGAATGATCAATGAGCATTTAATAAAAGACACTGATAACATGTACATTTACCAGATTCCTAAGGAAAAATCAAAGAGCAACTTACTGTATCATTTCTGAAGTCATATTCCTCCAACATTGGATAATTCAGGGCATTTGGCAAGCATCGTTGCTTCACATTTTCAACCTAACATTATAGAGGTTAGTGGATAGATGCTTTTCTCTATAAGGGCATAGAGAAGCCAACATTTTATGCATATAGTACTTTCTCTGTGCCACTAGTGAATATTTATTCTAAGTATATAGTTGCATTCGTAGATCATCAAAAAGTATTTACCATAgatacaggaaaaaaaaattattattacaaatttttcttaatttctttacacataattattaagatCCTTGCAGTTAGTGGTCTAATGCAACATTGAACCGACTTTCATCATGTAACAAATGTACACAAATAGTGATACATATTGCAACAAGAATGACAAAAAACAGTTTTaagattaaaaattgaattctgTGGACTGTCATCTGTGCCACCCCCAAGCCAGGGGAGAGGGAAGAATGAGTATAACCATAGTATCACATCAAGTTACCTGAGAAGGATCAATTTCAAATGAATgagtttctttttcttctgcTGCAGCTGCCAGC from Ipomoea triloba cultivar NCNSP0323 chromosome 12, ASM357664v1 encodes the following:
- the LOC116000270 gene encoding general transcription and DNA repair factor IIH helicase subunit XPB1 isoform X2 — protein: MGHGDKGRPSKKMKFSSKEEHRSVEEDGPYYADEINDDSQDGKKRDFTKLELKPDHANRPLWACADGRIFLETFSPLYKQAYDFLIAIAEPVCRPESMHEYNLTPHSLYAAVSVGLETETIVSVLSKLSKTKLPKEMIDFIYASTANYGKVKLVLKKNRYFIESPFPEVLKKLLQDEVIGRARISSEGVHGNDGFTVSKSAGEIEGRHDELLNEAELAAAAEEKETHSFEIDPSQVENVKQRCLPNALNYPMLEEYDFRNDTVNPDLDMELKPHAQPRPYQEKSLSKMFGNGRARSGIIVLPCGAGKSLVGVSAACRIKKSCLCLATNAVSVDQWAFQFKLWSTIREEQICRFTSDSKERFRGNAGVVVTTYNMVAFGGKRSEESEKIIEEIRNREWGLLLMDEVHVVPAHMFRKVISLTKSHCKLGLTATLVREDERITDLNFLIGPKLYEANWLDLVKGGFIANVQCAEVWCPMTKEFFAEYLKKENSKKKQALYVMNPNKFRACEFLIRFHEQQRGDKIIVFADNLFALTEYAMKLRKPMIYGATSHVERTKILEAFKTSKAVNTIFLSKVGDNSIDIPEANVIIQISSHAGSRRQEAQRLGRILRAKGRHQDRMAGGKEEYNAFFYSLVSTDTQEMYYSTKRQQFLIDQGYSFKVITNLPPPDSGPELSYHHLDDQLALLGKVLSAGDDAVGLEQLEEDADDIALQKARRSMGSMSAMSGANGMVYMEYNAGKKGPGGHVQKSKPKDPSKRHHLFKKRFG
- the LOC116000270 gene encoding general transcription and DNA repair factor IIH helicase subunit XPB1 isoform X1, which translates into the protein MGHGDKGRPSKKMKFSSKEEHRSVEEDGPYYADEINDDSQDEGKKRDFTKLELKPDHANRPLWACADGRIFLETFSPLYKQAYDFLIAIAEPVCRPESMHEYNLTPHSLYAAVSVGLETETIVSVLSKLSKTKLPKEMIDFIYASTANYGKVKLVLKKNRYFIESPFPEVLKKLLQDEVIGRARISSEGVHGNDGFTVSKSAGEIEGRHDELLNEAELAAAAEEKETHSFEIDPSQVENVKQRCLPNALNYPMLEEYDFRNDTVNPDLDMELKPHAQPRPYQEKSLSKMFGNGRARSGIIVLPCGAGKSLVGVSAACRIKKSCLCLATNAVSVDQWAFQFKLWSTIREEQICRFTSDSKERFRGNAGVVVTTYNMVAFGGKRSEESEKIIEEIRNREWGLLLMDEVHVVPAHMFRKVISLTKSHCKLGLTATLVREDERITDLNFLIGPKLYEANWLDLVKGGFIANVQCAEVWCPMTKEFFAEYLKKENSKKKQALYVMNPNKFRACEFLIRFHEQQRGDKIIVFADNLFALTEYAMKLRKPMIYGATSHVERTKILEAFKTSKAVNTIFLSKVGDNSIDIPEANVIIQISSHAGSRRQEAQRLGRILRAKGRHQDRMAGGKEEYNAFFYSLVSTDTQEMYYSTKRQQFLIDQGYSFKVITNLPPPDSGPELSYHHLDDQLALLGKVLSAGDDAVGLEQLEEDADDIALQKARRSMGSMSAMSGANGMVYMEYNAGKKGPGGHVQKSKPKDPSKRHHLFKKRFG
- the LOC116000270 gene encoding general transcription and DNA repair factor IIH helicase subunit XPB1 isoform X3, yielding MHEYNLTPHSLYAAVSVGLETETIVSVLSKLSKTKLPKEMIDFIYASTANYGKVKLVLKKNRYFIESPFPEVLKKLLQDEVIGRARISSEGVHGNDGFTVSKSAGEIEGRHDELLNEAELAAAAEEKETHSFEIDPSQVENVKQRCLPNALNYPMLEEYDFRNDTVNPDLDMELKPHAQPRPYQEKSLSKMFGNGRARSGIIVLPCGAGKSLVGVSAACRIKKSCLCLATNAVSVDQWAFQFKLWSTIREEQICRFTSDSKERFRGNAGVVVTTYNMVAFGGKRSEESEKIIEEIRNREWGLLLMDEVHVVPAHMFRKVISLTKSHCKLGLTATLVREDERITDLNFLIGPKLYEANWLDLVKGGFIANVQCAEVWCPMTKEFFAEYLKKENSKKKQALYVMNPNKFRACEFLIRFHEQQRGDKIIVFADNLFALTEYAMKLRKPMIYGATSHVERTKILEAFKTSKAVNTIFLSKVGDNSIDIPEANVIIQISSHAGSRRQEAQRLGRILRAKGRHQDRMAGGKEEYNAFFYSLVSTDTQEMYYSTKRQQFLIDQGYSFKVITNLPPPDSGPELSYHHLDDQLALLGKVLSAGDDAVGLEQLEEDADDIALQKARRSMGSMSAMSGANGMVYMEYNAGKKGPGGHVQKSKPKDPSKRHHLFKKRFG